The following are from one region of the Streptomyces tuirus genome:
- a CDS encoding putative T7SS-secreted protein — MTRPADHRWEVLGESGDPVPGDVHDMKALARRFTATAETITKTADALRRIGNLESWDSEAGRAFAEKADETAKTVSKAHDRYADAGVALKDYSTDLETIQGEADKLLTQAETKQSSLTTARGKAENPPKGTDDAGQDKLDKAVTDLQEGLDGLRGQLAELKTRHKDARDKAAKSIQDTTEGDGLNDGLLDDLRDTLKIVSEITGAIAAVCGVLSLLVGWIPVIGQALAGVLGTIALVMTAISLVCHVLLAINGDGSWSDVAVDVLGLATFGIGRVFTAGAKAAATVGRSRVWTAATQYVRGWNPGMNSAARRALVESMVGARAGARPGAALPDVGLRAAFRGLPSSFADDLATIRGNWRDLFKVGDNLSAARDAYTAAGPRGLVSMYAGPGMVDELSRIKNIDPADLAVIGTPDAFKQAMAYNVVGLGGTGTGAASDTKSFVGLFGGDPEIDVTGSDASLAGV, encoded by the coding sequence GTGACCCGCCCCGCCGACCACCGGTGGGAGGTGCTCGGTGAGAGCGGCGATCCCGTACCCGGCGACGTCCACGACATGAAGGCCCTCGCCCGCCGGTTCACGGCCACGGCCGAGACCATCACCAAGACGGCCGACGCGCTGCGCCGCATCGGCAACCTGGAGAGCTGGGACTCCGAGGCAGGCCGCGCCTTCGCCGAGAAGGCCGATGAGACGGCCAAGACCGTGAGCAAGGCCCACGACCGCTACGCGGACGCCGGAGTCGCCCTCAAGGACTACTCAACCGACCTGGAGACGATCCAGGGCGAGGCGGACAAGCTGCTCACTCAGGCCGAGACGAAGCAGAGCAGTCTGACCACGGCCAGGGGCAAGGCCGAGAACCCGCCCAAGGGCACCGACGACGCCGGACAGGACAAGCTCGACAAGGCGGTCACCGACCTGCAGGAGGGCTTGGACGGGTTGCGCGGCCAGTTGGCCGAGCTGAAGACCCGTCACAAGGACGCCCGCGACAAGGCGGCCAAGAGCATTCAGGACACCACCGAGGGCGACGGCCTCAACGACGGCCTGCTGGACGACCTGCGGGACACCCTGAAGATCGTCAGCGAGATCACGGGAGCCATCGCCGCCGTCTGCGGGGTGCTGTCGCTGCTCGTCGGCTGGATCCCCGTCATCGGACAGGCCCTGGCGGGCGTGCTGGGCACCATCGCCCTGGTGATGACGGCGATCTCACTGGTCTGCCATGTGCTGCTCGCGATCAACGGCGACGGTTCGTGGAGCGACGTGGCGGTCGACGTGCTGGGCCTTGCCACGTTCGGTATCGGACGGGTCTTCACGGCGGGCGCCAAGGCCGCCGCCACTGTCGGCCGCAGCCGCGTCTGGACGGCTGCCACGCAGTACGTGCGCGGCTGGAACCCGGGCATGAACTCGGCCGCACGCCGCGCGCTGGTCGAATCCATGGTCGGGGCACGGGCCGGAGCACGCCCCGGGGCCGCGCTGCCCGACGTGGGTCTGAGGGCGGCCTTCCGGGGTCTGCCGAGTTCCTTCGCGGACGACCTGGCGACCATCCGCGGCAACTGGCGCGACCTGTTCAAGGTCGGCGACAACCTCTCGGCGGCCCGTGACGCCTACACGGCCGCCGGTCCGCGCGGCCTGGTCAGCATGTACGCGGGACCGGGCATGGTCGACGAACTCTCGCGCATCAAGAACATCGACCCGGCGGACCTGGCCGTCATCGGCACGCCCGACGCGTTCAAGCAGGCCATGGCGTACAACGTGGTGGGCCTCGGCGGCACCGGGACGGGCGCGGCTTCCGACACCAAGAGCTTCGTCGGGCTGTTCGGCGGCGATCCGGAGATCGACGTCACCGGGTCCGACGCCTCGCTGGCCGGGGTGTGA
- a CDS encoding acyltransferase family protein, translated as MTTHTTPATEAAPREPAAAKKPGRDRYFDLLRALALFRVVLYHLTGWAWLPLVFPSMGVMFALAGNLMARSLKRPAVQVIRGRMRRLLPPLWLLGVVGVTAMVLQGWGPDEDGHPGWWLLHLTFWIVPLSDPPYAEGLPGVHGFIGENWAADLAGPLWYIRAYLWYVLLSPVLLKALRALPALTILSPIALAVAFEEVWITLPGDRIPSALTDFSTFGACWILGMAHQEGILRRLPRYIVPSVAPVIALAGLWYALHHDFGTGNDLDSMPLAQALWSFGTVLLLLHLSPSWTQWPRRLRPFAGTITLLNSRAVTIYLWHNTCILIAATLWDQLWGFPLLEQHVPGLLESVWPVLILVWLLIGCCVLTFGWAEDLAAKQRPRLWPTKEPRARVRGGRRRSVPAS; from the coding sequence ATGACCACCCACACGACCCCCGCCACCGAGGCCGCCCCGCGCGAGCCGGCCGCCGCCAAGAAGCCCGGCCGCGACCGGTACTTCGACCTGCTGCGCGCCCTCGCCCTGTTCCGTGTCGTGCTGTACCACCTGACGGGCTGGGCCTGGCTGCCGCTGGTGTTCCCGTCCATGGGCGTGATGTTCGCGCTCGCCGGGAACCTCATGGCCCGTTCGCTGAAGCGCCCGGCCGTACAGGTGATCCGCGGCCGGATGCGCCGCCTGCTGCCCCCGCTGTGGCTGCTCGGCGTCGTCGGCGTCACCGCCATGGTCCTCCAGGGCTGGGGCCCGGACGAGGACGGGCACCCCGGCTGGTGGCTGCTCCACCTCACCTTCTGGATCGTCCCGCTCAGCGACCCGCCCTACGCGGAGGGGCTGCCCGGCGTCCACGGCTTCATCGGCGAGAACTGGGCCGCCGACCTCGCGGGCCCGCTCTGGTACATCCGCGCCTACCTCTGGTACGTCCTGCTCTCCCCGGTGCTGCTGAAGGCGCTGCGCGCCCTGCCTGCCCTGACGATCCTCTCCCCGATCGCCCTGGCCGTCGCCTTCGAGGAGGTCTGGATCACGCTGCCCGGCGATCGGATCCCCTCGGCGCTCACGGACTTCTCCACCTTCGGCGCCTGCTGGATCCTCGGCATGGCCCACCAGGAGGGCATCCTGCGGCGGCTGCCGCGCTACATCGTGCCGTCCGTCGCCCCCGTCATCGCCCTGGCCGGCCTCTGGTACGCCCTGCACCACGACTTCGGCACCGGCAACGACCTCGACAGCATGCCGCTCGCCCAGGCCCTGTGGTCCTTCGGCACGGTGCTCCTGCTGCTGCACCTCAGCCCGTCCTGGACGCAGTGGCCGCGCCGGCTGCGCCCCTTCGCGGGCACGATCACCCTCCTCAACTCCCGTGCCGTGACCATCTACCTGTGGCACAACACCTGCATCCTCATCGCCGCCACCCTCTGGGACCAGCTGTGGGGCTTCCCGCTGCTGGAGCAGCACGTCCCCGGCCTGCTGGAGAGCGTCTGGCCGGTACTGATCCTGGTCTGGCTCCTCATCGGCTGCTGCGTCCTGACCTTCGGCTGGGCGGAGGACCTGGCAGCGAAGCAGAGACCGCGGTTGTGGCCGACGAAGGAGCCCCGGGCGAGGGTTCGCGGGGGGCGGAGGCGGTCGGTTCCCGCCAGCTAA
- a CDS encoding bifunctional polysaccharide deacetylase/glycosyltransferase family 2 protein — protein sequence MASRTRRSGRASRAPGGSRRRRLPMRLLLPLLVLVALGAMLMLRGYVHSEVLADHRVGPPAANDRVPKDILKGGPVIDTRGGKATSLDLPDHELVLTFDDGPDPLWTPKVLDVLKKHDAHAVFFITGTMASRYPDLVQRMVDEGHEIGLHTFNHPDLSLQSKSRVDWELSQNQLALAGAAGIRTSLFRPPYSSFAQNMDNNTWPVTEYIGSKGYITVVNDTDSEDWRRPGAEQIIRNATPKDGDGAIVLMHDSGGDRSQTVAALDRYVSGLQAKGYRFHTLTGALDAPSAHTRVAGLESLKGEAWVFLVQASENVTGVLVAGLAVVGVLVFGRLGLMLILSVAHARRVRRRGFSWGAPITEPVSVLVPAYNEAKCIEQTVRSLVASDHPIEVLVIDDGSSDGTARIVENLGLPGVRVVRQLNAGKPAALNRGIANAKYDLIVMMDGDTVFEPTTVRELVQPFGDPRVGAVAGNAKVGNRDSLIGAWQHIEYVMGFNLDRRMYDVLRCMPTIPGAVGAFRRSALERVGGMSDDTLAEDTDITMAMHRDGWHVVYAEKAVAWTEAPESVQQLWSQRYRWSYGTMQAIWKHRRSLVERGPSGRFGRVGMPLVSMFMVVAPLLAPLIDVFLLYGLVFGPTEKTIGAWLGVLAVQGVCAAYAFHLDKERMTHLISLPLQQILYRQLMYVVLLQSWITALTGGRLRWQKLRRTGAVGLPGAGSSAPQPQMDGRPVG from the coding sequence ATGGCATCCCGTACTCGTCGTTCCGGGCGCGCGTCCCGAGCCCCTGGGGGCTCCAGGCGCCGGCGCCTGCCCATGCGTCTGTTGCTGCCGCTGCTCGTGCTCGTCGCGCTGGGCGCGATGCTCATGCTGCGCGGATACGTGCACAGCGAGGTCCTCGCCGACCACCGCGTCGGACCGCCCGCCGCGAACGACCGCGTCCCGAAGGACATCCTCAAGGGCGGCCCGGTCATCGACACCCGCGGCGGGAAGGCGACCAGCCTGGACCTCCCGGACCACGAACTGGTGCTGACCTTCGACGACGGTCCTGACCCGCTCTGGACGCCGAAGGTCCTCGACGTGCTGAAGAAGCACGACGCCCACGCCGTCTTCTTCATCACCGGCACCATGGCCTCCCGCTACCCGGACCTCGTCCAGCGCATGGTCGACGAGGGCCACGAGATCGGGCTGCACACCTTCAACCACCCCGACCTGTCCCTGCAGAGCAAGAGCCGGGTCGACTGGGAGCTGTCGCAGAACCAGCTCGCCCTCGCCGGCGCCGCAGGCATCCGCACCTCGCTGTTCCGCCCGCCCTACTCGTCGTTCGCCCAGAACATGGACAACAACACCTGGCCGGTCACCGAGTACATCGGCAGCAAGGGCTACATCACCGTCGTCAACGACACCGACAGCGAGGACTGGCGCAGGCCCGGCGCCGAGCAGATCATCCGCAACGCCACGCCGAAGGACGGCGACGGCGCCATCGTGCTGATGCACGACTCCGGTGGTGACCGCTCCCAGACCGTGGCCGCCCTCGACCGGTACGTCTCCGGGCTGCAGGCCAAGGGTTACCGTTTCCACACCCTCACCGGCGCACTCGACGCGCCCAGCGCGCACACCCGGGTCGCCGGTCTTGAGTCGCTGAAGGGCGAGGCGTGGGTGTTTCTGGTGCAGGCCTCGGAGAACGTGACCGGGGTGCTCGTCGCCGGCCTCGCCGTCGTCGGCGTGCTGGTCTTCGGGCGGCTCGGGCTGATGCTGATCCTCTCCGTGGCACACGCCCGCCGGGTGCGGCGGCGCGGCTTCAGCTGGGGCGCCCCCATCACGGAACCGGTGTCGGTCCTCGTGCCCGCCTACAACGAGGCCAAGTGCATCGAGCAGACGGTCCGCTCCCTCGTCGCCAGCGACCACCCCATCGAGGTGCTGGTCATCGACGACGGCTCCAGCGACGGCACCGCCCGCATCGTCGAGAACCTCGGCCTGCCCGGCGTACGCGTCGTCCGCCAGCTCAACGCGGGCAAGCCCGCCGCCCTCAACCGGGGCATCGCCAACGCCAAGTACGACCTGATCGTGATGATGGACGGCGACACCGTCTTCGAACCGACCACCGTCCGTGAACTCGTGCAGCCCTTCGGCGACCCGCGCGTCGGCGCCGTCGCGGGCAACGCCAAGGTCGGCAACCGCGACTCGCTCATCGGCGCGTGGCAGCACATCGAGTACGTGATGGGCTTCAACCTCGACCGCCGCATGTACGACGTGCTGCGCTGCATGCCCACCATCCCCGGCGCGGTCGGGGCGTTCCGGCGCAGCGCACTGGAACGCGTCGGCGGCATGAGCGACGACACGCTCGCCGAAGACACCGACATCACCATGGCCATGCACCGGGACGGCTGGCACGTGGTGTACGCCGAGAAGGCCGTCGCCTGGACCGAGGCCCCGGAGTCCGTCCAGCAGCTGTGGTCCCAGCGCTACCGCTGGTCGTACGGCACCATGCAGGCCATCTGGAAGCACCGCCGGTCCCTCGTCGAGCGGGGCCCCTCGGGCCGCTTCGGCCGGGTGGGCATGCCGCTGGTGTCGATGTTCATGGTCGTGGCGCCGCTGCTGGCCCCGCTGATCGACGTGTTCCTGCTGTACGGGCTGGTGTTCGGCCCCACGGAGAAGACCATCGGCGCCTGGCTGGGCGTCCTCGCGGTACAAGGGGTGTGCGCCGCCTACGCGTTCCACCTGGACAAGGAACGCATGACCCACCTGATCTCCCTCCCGCTCCAGCAGATCCTCTACCGCCAGCTGATGTACGTCGTGCTGCTCCAGTCCTGGATCACCGCCCTCACCGGCGGCCGGCTGCGCTGGCAGAAGCTGCGGCGCACCGGCGCGGTGGGCCTGCCCGGGGCCGGTTCCTCCGCGCCGCAGCCGCAGATGGACGGGAGGCCGGTCGGATGA
- a CDS encoding LysR family transcriptional regulator — MAAHLDPRLLRGFVTVAEELHFTRAAVRLHVAQQALSRDVRRLERELGTELFVRTTRQVTLTPDGERLLPHARRVLHAQDELLAAFHQVRPLLVDLNSPGLATPRRVLHEARELAPRHELMARFESGLTGAAGELLAGRLDASFGRFGGLDPALRAGLDHQPVRLEPMAVVLPEDHPLAAWESVPLAELAGESVYAGAGNPRTPEWTGLARLLFEGRGIDIAPPAPLAVGEEEFQRIMARTRNPILAVVGFPALASTVVRPLIDPVPLSPVSLVWRRGLTHPAFDALRRAAAVLAAEMGWLRRPAGTWIPAADDVLMASHG; from the coding sequence ATGGCCGCCCACCTCGACCCCCGTCTGCTGCGTGGCTTCGTCACCGTGGCGGAGGAGCTGCACTTCACGCGGGCCGCGGTGCGGTTGCACGTGGCTCAGCAGGCGCTCAGCCGGGATGTGCGGCGGCTGGAGCGGGAGCTGGGCACCGAGCTGTTCGTGCGGACGACCCGGCAGGTGACGCTCACCCCCGACGGGGAACGCCTGCTGCCGCACGCCCGCCGGGTGCTGCACGCCCAGGACGAGCTGCTCGCCGCCTTCCACCAGGTCCGGCCGCTGCTGGTCGACCTCAACTCCCCGGGCCTGGCCACACCCCGCCGGGTGCTGCACGAGGCACGGGAACTCGCCCCTCGCCATGAGCTGATGGCCCGCTTCGAGAGCGGCCTGACCGGAGCTGCCGGTGAACTGCTGGCCGGCCGGCTGGACGCGTCGTTCGGACGGTTCGGCGGGCTGGACCCGGCGTTGCGGGCCGGGCTCGACCACCAGCCCGTGCGGCTGGAGCCGATGGCGGTCGTCCTGCCCGAGGACCACCCGCTGGCCGCGTGGGAGTCCGTGCCGCTCGCCGAGCTGGCCGGCGAGAGCGTCTACGCGGGTGCCGGCAACCCGCGCACACCGGAGTGGACCGGCCTCGCGCGGCTGCTCTTCGAGGGACGCGGCATCGACATCGCGCCACCCGCCCCGCTGGCCGTGGGAGAGGAGGAGTTCCAGCGGATCATGGCCAGGACACGCAACCCGATCCTGGCCGTCGTAGGCTTCCCGGCCCTCGCGTCGACGGTCGTGCGGCCCCTGATCGACCCCGTTCCCCTGTCCCCCGTCTCGCTGGTGTGGCGCAGGGGCCTGACCCACCCGGCGTTCGACGCGCTGCGCCGGGCCGCGGCCGTCCTGGCTGCGGAGATGGGGTGGCTGCGCAGGCCCGCGGGCACCTGGATACCGGCCGCAGACGATGTCCTGATGGCGTCTCACGGCTGA
- a CDS encoding MFS transporter has product MRDCVRNRCWTAGSPPGDGGRMPRLSPYRRLFRLPGARAFTAGNLLARLPMGMFSVSAVMMIAGARGSYALAGAVTATGLAATALVAPWTARLVDRHGQARVALPATVIAVLGSLSLLLCVRLGAPDWTLFASYAATATTPNTGGMSRARWAHLLAGDAKALHTANSFEQAADELCFMLGPVLAAFLCATLFPEAGTLVGAVLLLTGMVLFTSRRATEPPVRAHLPGRAPLRAPGIPPLLAVCLAMGGVFGATEVVTLAFADAEGQQSAAGVVLALQAAGSCVAGLLYGAAKPAGPAAARLPRCVAAMAALLTLPLLAASLTGSLLLLAAALLVAGMATAPTMVTTMTLVQERTPEGRLNEGMTLAVTGLLGGIACGSAIGGWTVEHLTPTAGYVVPVTAAAVALALSLRSPSNRFTECLAPH; this is encoded by the coding sequence GTGCGTGACTGCGTACGGAACAGGTGTTGGACCGCTGGATCGCCCCCGGGTGACGGTGGGCGCATGCCGCGACTCTCCCCCTACCGCCGCCTGTTCCGCCTCCCGGGCGCCCGCGCGTTCACCGCCGGGAACCTGCTCGCACGCCTGCCGATGGGCATGTTCAGCGTCAGCGCGGTGATGATGATCGCCGGGGCCCGGGGCTCGTACGCCCTCGCCGGTGCGGTCACGGCGACGGGACTGGCGGCGACCGCCCTGGTCGCACCGTGGACCGCCCGGCTCGTCGACCGGCACGGCCAGGCGCGAGTGGCCCTGCCCGCCACGGTGATCGCCGTCCTGGGCTCCCTCTCCCTGCTGCTGTGCGTACGCCTCGGCGCCCCCGACTGGACCCTGTTCGCCTCCTACGCGGCCACCGCCACGACCCCCAACACCGGCGGCATGTCCCGGGCACGCTGGGCACATCTGCTGGCCGGCGACGCGAAGGCACTGCACACCGCCAACTCCTTCGAGCAGGCGGCGGACGAACTGTGCTTCATGCTGGGCCCGGTGCTCGCGGCCTTCCTGTGCGCGACGCTCTTCCCCGAGGCGGGCACCCTGGTGGGCGCGGTGCTGCTGCTGACCGGCATGGTCCTGTTCACGAGCCGGCGCGCGACGGAGCCCCCGGTCCGCGCGCACCTACCCGGAAGGGCGCCCCTGCGCGCCCCCGGTATCCCCCCGCTGCTCGCGGTCTGCCTGGCGATGGGCGGCGTCTTCGGCGCGACGGAGGTCGTCACGCTGGCCTTCGCCGACGCAGAGGGGCAGCAGTCGGCGGCCGGAGTCGTGCTCGCGCTCCAGGCGGCGGGCTCCTGCGTGGCGGGCCTGCTGTACGGCGCCGCGAAGCCCGCCGGTCCGGCCGCGGCCCGGCTGCCCCGGTGCGTGGCGGCGATGGCCGCGCTGCTGACCCTGCCGCTGCTGGCCGCGTCCCTCACCGGTTCGCTCCTGCTGCTGGCGGCCGCGCTGCTGGTCGCCGGGATGGCGACGGCCCCGACGATGGTGACCACCATGACGCTGGTCCAGGAGCGCACCCCCGAGGGCCGGCTGAACGAGGGCATGACCCTCGCGGTGACCGGCCTGCTCGGCGGCATCGCCTGCGGCAGCGCGATCGGCGGCTGGACGGTCGAGCACCTGACGCCGACGGCGGGCTATGTGGTCCCGGTCACGGCGGCGGCCGTGGCCCTCGCGCTGTCCCTGCGCAGCCCTTCCAATCGCTTCACCGAGTGCCTCGCACCCCATTGA
- the smpB gene encoding SsrA-binding protein SmpB — translation MAKEKGRKLIAQNKKARHDYLIIDTYEAGLVLTGTEVKSLRQGRASLVDGFVQLDGNEAWLHNVHVPEYSQGTWTNHSARRKRKLLLHRAEIDKLESKSGETGHTIVPLALYFKDGRAKVEIALAKGKKEYDKRQTLREKQDRRETDRAIAAVRRKQRGA, via the coding sequence ATGGCTAAGGAAAAAGGGCGCAAGCTGATCGCGCAGAACAAGAAGGCGCGGCACGACTACCTCATCATCGACACCTACGAGGCCGGCCTGGTCCTCACCGGGACCGAGGTGAAGTCCCTGCGCCAGGGACGGGCGTCGCTGGTCGACGGCTTCGTGCAGCTGGACGGGAACGAGGCGTGGCTGCACAACGTGCACGTGCCCGAGTACAGCCAGGGCACGTGGACCAACCACAGCGCCCGGCGCAAGCGGAAGCTGCTGCTGCACCGCGCCGAGATCGACAAGCTGGAGTCGAAGTCGGGCGAGACGGGCCACACCATCGTGCCCCTCGCGCTGTACTTCAAGGACGGCCGGGCCAAGGTCGAGATCGCGCTGGCGAAGGGCAAGAAGGAGTACGACAAGCGCCAGACGCTGCGTGAGAAGCAGGACCGCCGGGAGACCGACCGCGCGATCGCGGCGGTACGGCGCAAGCAGCGCGGGGCCTAG